The stretch of DNA CTTATAAGTGTTTATTCCAAATGTTACGACTCCAATTATGCGTAGTAGCATAGCTTCATCTACAAAAAGATTCGTTTGGTATAGGcgcaaaaataaataatttattactcTTTACCTTTTTTCACGTTATTCTATCCAAGTTGTTGGAGGCGCGTTTCAGATAAATTCCAGTAGGCCTATAAATTTTTTTAGGTCAGTTTTCAAAAGCTAGATTCATATTTATCATTTATTAAGAACAGTACTAGCAAACTCAGTCTGTTTTGTGTAGAAGCATAGCACGCCACTGCACATTTTTTAGTTTGGAGAATTTTTAGACATACATGGTTTTAGTTTGGCTGATTTCTTCGAGTTATCGGATAATTATTGATGTAAAGCTATTGTGATAAAGACTGCTGTTTGTTGGCACTGCTGTGGGCTGGCCTACACACTGAGCCCTATGTTAATGAAGTTGTTTGGTCAATTCATAATTTCATCGTGTGACTTTGTTCGAGCAGGATTGGTGCCTTCCTGCTGAGTACTTTCATTAGTGGATGCGGTCGGTATTGTAAAATCCGTAAATACATATTTGACAATACCAACCGCATAAAATCCGTAAATACATAGATAAGTACAAAAGCCATACACTGTTTTCATCAGTACAACTTGTTGTGATACCTGGGTGATGCAAAGCTGGAGAAGAGCCGACAGAGTAGTCGGAATCCATGTGTTAATTTCACACGAGCTGTAAATGTATCGACAAAAACCACGTGGAATGAGTTCCCTAAGAGGCAGGTTCGGAGGGGTTTTCTGCAGCTGGTCATGTGATCATCCATAAAACTATTAGGGGTACATGTAATAGACAGCAATAGAATCATTGTTCTATGGATTGACAAAAGAGTTTGCGAAAACAGCAATCTTTCTCATGCTTCACTCTGGATTGGCTGATTCATTCACTTCAGCATATATGTAGGCGATAATGAACATACGTCCGGTGATCAATTATCAGAAACTGTTTTATAGCTCGCGCGTAGTGGAGACAAaataaagaagacaactccgaataaAAATTGCACGCCGTTTTTATACATGAATTTATTTCTATACATGTGCTGCTCTATGATGAGGGCAACAAACTTGCTGACGCTGTGTTGCAGACTTGCAGTAAATGTTCTATGCACAAGGATTCAATGAATCAAAATCCCATTATTTAGATAATTGAAGTGTACCCTGTATCTAATTAACTGTGATTATAAAAATCTTACAGCATTATTGCCTCAACGGTTTTGTAGCACAGCATGAGCTGTACATTTTGTTCaaggttaaaatttgaagcattCTTTCTAGCGTTAGAAACAAAGTGACTGAAACAAGACTAAGAAGTACAATCATCTGTTAAAAATAGCACCAGATCTAAATCAGTTGGGTTAATAAGATTATTTTTGCAAGGCAAAGGTTATTAAGTAATGCCATGCATATTTTCATAGCTTATATTCATCCTAGAACTTTCCATAATCAGTTTAGTGGTGAAATATATAAAGGAAGCAACGGATTAAAAAATTCCAGTTTGGATTAGTAAAGGGGAATGAGATGAGTGAGAGTTTATTCAAACACCAACAAAGACCTTTAAACACAACGCAACAACAGCACCAAAATCCGAACAGATCTATATATGTCAGAACACTGCATTCACAATTCTTATAGGAGATTCATAAAGTATTATGTAAGACAGGAACATGTTATTGAGCCTAATCAGTTGAATGGAGATATGACTCGTATGCTTTCTCATCCATCAGCCCATCCAGTTCAGTTGGTTCTGTTATCTCTACTTCCAACAGCCAACCTGTGGTTACAGAAGAACAGCCTTATGTATAATATACCCAACAGCATCAGTATAAACAAATAATAGATTGTCTAAAATATTGTCTAATAGACACTAAAATATTACGATAGGGGgagatgtaaatgtaaaactTGGACCATGAAAACGGTAGTGCAAACATTTCTGTGTCTAActcacaaaagtttagtagCATTTTGGAATGGATTCATTAGCTTACTGTCTTAAAACTCACTAGCTTTCCATGAAGCAATAATACACCAAGATTAAGCTCTTCGAAGTACTATAACATGTCAGCGTGTCAGAGGGTGAATAAATGCTGTTGCCATGGCATTATGTACACAAAAGCAAAGGTCTTGAGAGTAGGGTGAACTCTTACAAATCGAAGAGAGAAATATGatgatattattaaaacaatttaacgAGTTGTATCAGTTTTATCCAAAAGCAGACTGACTTTATTATATTACGCCATCAATCAACTATTGCTTACATCGACCAAACTGTTTGTAAGAAATGGTCGAAACATCATCAACATAGTATCAACCAATTTACCTTGAAATGGCATTCAAAATAGAATTTTCAGTTCTCCGTGTTTATGGTATGAAAATTATTTAGAATCCAACCAAGGTTTTGCGAcaaattaaaaaacagcttcCCATTCTCCACagatacatttatatttttttactaCATGGAATTCCACAGGGCACTCACCAGTTAGTTTGACCCTGAGCAAGCCATGTAAACACAATTAACGTCAGAGCTGTGCACAAACAACATCGAAGAAACTCTTACCATCTCATTGCTATATCATGattccaatgatatacagcccaaaaggatagccgacggctatcatatggacGTGGTTTAATtatggagctctattaggattgtgctagcctgggtttcaaagcaaacacaactctcgcggggcggtcgcgttgcctagttaggttttagaaaacacgaatcgctgttatcgtttcattagcttattcagccagtagaccccgcgggtcacaatagcaaacattgaatttctgcaatgcaggggtaatacctaaccaaaataatgtatctaatcaaaataaaacatttcaaattacctacttttagtaattttaaaactagtaaaggtcgtagtatatgcctaaagttgaatataattacccgaacaacggcattttttttctagtttttgattaatattttgccacccctaatataaaatgacaaagtctttcatcggtttcacattgttttaccttgccaataagatgggacagcaggcaaagctgtgcagtgtagttttcatactcaaaatctaaatgcaaaaccgaatttgagctattttacgattgtgactattaatatcacgaatgcttgtgaatggcaactgactgatcataacggtgacaatattgggatactatatttatttgacaacaaaatgaattcaacagataagtaaaataaccactatagttcataatattcgtaaatttacaaggtgctttattcggcatatttgtttgttcgggtgccgtgttcgggttaatcccaacagagcttcatcattaaaccccgcccatatgagcgccgtcggctatcctttggggctgtatatcattgatgattCTAACTGTaaacgtatatatgtatacagttttaatatatatgtagggTACAGACAGGAATCGGATAATTGtacttaaatgttgacttgcaacaaaattcacattacagttatttgatgaaaagattcactatgtcttactctgttgtgttgtaggtacaaactatgtggaaatgtgattacaagctcttaaaatctaaaagacgaacagaaaatcgcagacacacgagaccgccgtagtttggattccctttccaaaacggctcaaatgtgatgtagttgtgggagatggtttctgtttacacattcatgcatcttattcgtcgaaatattttcacaaatatacttcacgcattcaataaaaccatgtctattgttcttacgcgtcggttttatcgtcattgtaatgctgtcacttttagcagtgatatcttataacttaccgtaaaaattcgttaaacattttaatcttacctcgaaggagtacatatcattgtctgataattacgacgagcctgttggtcacctgtgataatcgaaaagtgctgcgaaaattatttgcgaagtattgggtcacatgatcagatgacgacttgccaattagaccaggccgaaacacaactgtaaagtagcaagcatctatatttgatacggggtcttcggtaaaacccgaagtatttgtcataaactagtactacgataagttttatattgagctttgtattggcctttcaattcacgtgagaacatacgtgacaagatgataaccaaatttcgtggttacgtcatcgaaataaagagattctaatctacggcggcttttcgtttttgagcttttaagagcttgtaatcacatttccacatatttagcacttacaacacaacagagtaagacatggtgaatcttttgatattaaataactataatgtgaattttgttgcaagtcaacctttaagcaacaCCACCTACCATCATCATAGGGTGAAGAATTTACTAGGCCTGGAAAGTCATTGAGTTTATCGTTGACTGCCATCACCTTGCCAGATATAGGCATGTATACCTCAGCAACCGCCTTCACACTTTCCACAGAACACGCAACATCTGCAAGCAGGCTCAAACTCTAGAGCTCATTGAGAAATACTGAAGCATTATTAagtttaaactacatgtatgacaCCCACATTTTCTAACATTCAATTTTCTAAGTGAAGTGACATTAAAATGGTTTCTTGAcccaataaaaataattttagccAAACCGAATGACATGACAACCAAACCTTTGTCGTTTTACTTATCCGGGAATGATAAGCATATTATATCATACAGCCGTAGAATCATAATGCAATTGAACAAAAACAAACATGCATTGAAAAAAACACTGACTTACAAAATCTCACAGGTAGTGTGTGTAGTAGAACCAAACAAAAAATGTCTATTCTCtttgatcaaatatttttagacTGGTTTGCTAACAGAatacatctactatataaacggcaaaaaATCTGTCAGTATATTTGGGTGTGTGTGGGTGtttgtccaccttatagagtagTCTTTCCTTtttcgtcgtacgaatttcggtcgtacgcaGAGAACTGGATTAATATGAgcaccgtacttttcggactatcaGCCGTTACTTCTTTCTGACggtttgagccatgcggcttatataagggtgcggctattctgtggttttttctttcaccgctagggcgcattaactggaatctccggttagtgcgtctctatacataacctattcatcgttttcccgttttcacacaaaaatgatgtaataattacaactctatgaattTTTTTAGCTCAAATACGCAGTATTTGCGCTAAATACTTTTTTGCGCAATAGCGCAATACTTTTTTGTTCTCActgtattagggctaatttgtctTCGGCAAACGATATTGACAATAccctctctcgatattagaatttggcgattaaattctattaactctatgaaacacgatgtcTTTTTtacgtttttgtgaacctctatttcccgcttttcttaaggttcaattgctaaatcgccgtaaaggttaatacttttcacacggacaattgtatcatctcgagtaggaatagcctctagaaTCTAGATTATTTCACctttgatcagacaaagacactacaatatctcatttttacatatcgtcgtaccagtatcgtcatattcagagttttgatggatagctgttggtggaacagtaacttttttatacacacacttctatgcaagaattgttattattaattcaacatattcagaatgtttattttgttttctcagtttgtattgattgtatcattaccgaatcatctcttattttaatcgtagcaaaacagactcaatttagctattacttgctaattatttcacatttacatctaaacccttttatagttgttttatcttttttaatttatttgacctgcacaatacattttcctcatgatatcaagtttgaaagttacaattgcttgacaaagtttgaaaaactttagttgtttttatttactctcaaattatttcaactacacaaaacacttttctcatgatatgtagtttgaaagttagaatggcaaatgttgttatatgttaaatacaaatcaattttctgtccaaagactttttttactacccgggcaacgcccgatagcacagctagtcttctATAAAGTATTGTTACCTCCTTTTGCTAAGGCTTGCTCTTTAGCCTCTGGCAGGTCAACATAAACCACATCTCCCAATTCTTTCTATAGATACAAATCTAGCATTAGTAATGCAGGTAGCAGATAATTCTGTATGCTTAAGCAAATCAACGGACTCACATAAGAAAACTAATAACGAAAGACAGCCAGGAAGCAATGTCACAGACATACACCGGTGGCCAAAAATATTAACAGCCCGTATGATTTGCGTTATCAGATAGGTCTATGCTCTTTTATCCCCATTCTGCATTCCATAGACATGCCAGACAATAGACATGTCAGACAATAGACATGTCAAACAATAGACATGTCAGACAATAGACATACATAATGACATCAAATAATCCGAAGTGAAGGAGATTTATTTCATAAATAGAAAGATTTCGACTAGTGTAAATTCAGTGTGCAGTTGAGGTGTCTTTACACTAAATTTTTAACTTTAAGAGAGCTGTGATTGTCCACCTTCACAAGCATGGGATCCGTTATACATCTATTGCTAAACAAACAAGAGAAAACACACTTTGTGAAGTGCACAATCACAGCACTCGTACTTTCTCCAAAGTGttgagtaattttttgctttaacGGTTTTTGTTTCAGATAAATGTAACAAGGAACCAAACATCTTCTTGTGAAACATTTAATATGCATATTGTGTGGTCTGGACGGTAGAGAGCGACAGTAAAAGAGCAAAAACCCAATAGATGTGACGAAATTAtggaggggggggggggtgtcAATACTTTTGGCAACAACTGTAATTGACTAACCTGTGCATGGTCTGTAATGCCTAGCTTAGCAGTTTTCCCAGCAATATTTAAATAGTCATGATTCTCTGTGAAGAGAACTTTGTCTGTAAACAAATAAGATAAAACAACTAATAAATCAGTTTCTTTTTTGCGAAAAACTGAAGACACCCCGTTAAATAGTTTTACTCCATTCGTTCAGATGGTAGTTTTAAAAGATTGGCCAACATGTTTGCTATCTAACCAGATAAACGCAGTGAAGGATTCACCGTGTTATATCAGatgtaataaaaatgtatttgtgaGTAAGATTTGAATAGCAGGAGACCAATAGTcaatagataaaaataaaaaccgaTGGCACCGGTCACTTATAAAAGAAACTAAACCATTGTCCAGATTACCTAAATCACTTGGATAACTTACGCGCAAGTACAAGCCTGTAACTGGCTGACTTGACTAAACTCAACAACTCGCTTATATGCTTGATAATTGAAATACAGTCAATTTTAACCACAAATCTTGAAGAATGGAGCTAGCTAAGCAATCCATAGTCTCATAAGATCAACTCATCATTATCAGGGTAGTTATATCAGGGTAGCATTTCTCAACAATTATTCTTCAGCTACCCAAATAAGTTACCTCTTGTAAATCTAAAGAGCTAAAGGTAATGCTGTAAAGGGTTAAGCACTGTGAGAGTAGTTAATTTAGTTCCTTTGTCCCACTCACAGGTAagggcgttttaatttccgcaTAAGCAAGCTGAGCAGTTATCTATAAAAATGAAAACGTGGTGCCTATTTAGCCAAAATCCTCTTTACTTTCAACCTCTGTAAACAAATGTTATTTTTCATGAGAGGATCAACAGGAAATGATGTGAACCAGAATGGTTTATAACACTTAGCCATAGCTACCGGATACCTTGTGAACCAACTAGGTATGTACGAATCCatgactacatacatgtatgtagagcAGTAGTTGCCATGATGAACGACTACTTTCACGCTAGTTTCCTCCTTTACAAGTTTACACCAGAAGTTCACTTACCTCAAAAATCACTTTTTATAAGGAATAAGATTTATTCCTTATAAATAAACGATCATGCTTTCAATTTTAATCCAAATCTAATATCTTCTTTTACAATAGCGTACTAAACTTGTGAAAGGAATAAGATTTATTCCTTTCACAAGCTTAGTACGCTATTGTAAAAGAAGATATTAGATTTGGATTAAAATTGAAAGCATTATCGTACAGATGATTAGACAAATAAGGTGCTTCGAATATAACGGTAACTGGACTTTTGGGCGACAGCCAATAGGGCGACCAGACACTTGGGTGACACTTTTGGTTCGAAAAGGCGACAACTTTAGACGCAAAGGTGACACGGCAGGGAAACCGACAACAATTCCAGACTGAAAGGTGACAAATTGGTTTGGTTGAAGGCGAAGTGCTTTCCTGACAAACTATGAGATTCTGTCATTGCGTGCAGTGCTTACAATTATTTTTGAAGCGTAGCCTTGACAGtgttattgttttctttttacggaattttttttataaatcgaaATAGTACAtgtaacatgtatttttaaacgccATTGGTAGGATTTCTCTGATTATGCTAACCCAAACATTTAACAAAGTATTAAggctattttttaaaaatgcatCTATCTTATTCAATTAATAtaccaaaacttgtttttgtatcagcataTTTGTTCAAAACAGTTCGAAAAGTTACATTCTCGGCTGAATTGTCGACAACCTTGTCTCTGATTGTTGAAATTTCAGAGTCATCTCAACTCGAGAAGAAACAGTTTTATGGTTGCGATCATCGAAATCTACAGTAGAATGGGAGAGAAGTTTGCTCTTGGCatgagatgaaaagacaattccctatTTTTGTGATTTCTCATTTACTTGTGGAAAGGATGATTTCCTTATCTTTGttactttacaattatgataataatacaatgtcattataatgcagactcaTTATAATGCAGACAATTGCGATTCACACTGATCTatgtttgttgagattttatttgagtttgaagaatgaaggctttttctgaCATGGGTGTCTAAGgtatatccatattttactaGCTTCTGCGGCTTGTCGCAAGAagactaaacagcatcacagGAAGCTTATGGAGAAATGATCTATTCAAAAGCATAGAAGTCAACCGGTCCTGATGCCATGTTACCCTCGAAGTCACTCGAGATATTTGACCGAATCACCCTTGTCACAGATCTCGATGGCACACACAACTtgtagtttgagacaatgaggagtgatccacacctcaaagacctttgtgatatatactcagatgtaggttaatgctgccatgtgCCACATCATAGACTATACtttgcattttaacacgcaCCCTGAATCTTTTTATACACGACTATTCTAACAAAGGACAGACTTCAGAAAAAATTGGAAGATATTACATAGAATGCCATCGGGTTGAAATTTAATGACAACTTTATTAAAAAGTGGTGTAGGGAATTTCCTGCTATTATTTCTGTGTATGATTGAACATGCAAGTGCATTCAAGTACCCGCCTGTGACTGCAAATaattatactcctgtaattcaAATCATCCCTTCTTGCaagttttagaattagtagaaagtaatattcagtagCCAATTTATAACCGCGAACCTGATCTCGCCATTCTAGATAGGAAAGAGAAGTTCCTTTGCTACATGTGTTTATCTACATAGCATCAATCAGAATCAAGTCAATgttcaaacaaacaaaaatttcatGCCGCAAACTATTGATATACAGTGTAACCTCGAgatacgattttttcactttacgatgttgaacattgtgagatcttcactTCACTATTcgaattttattttactatacgcttttgagaaaagtttcgcccgagttaaaatttggcggtcggtgtgctcataacgcacgttgaaataaaaaagacatcaACATCTAGTATGcccaaaacatttttagaacgtttagaagagacacgatgatcaacttctctcatgtcagtaTTCcacgtggaaaatttcgtgtaaaatacacaagcgagagcaaatcttcatttgtagcgttataatatcttttactatcaagttttagtcagcatacgtatataactacaagtatctacatttaatttgttagctatggaatctgagaccgatacaaatgttacaaaacgaaggaaaaatgatttctatgtcaacaaagttggatgtcgtaaataagaaggc from Watersipora subatra chromosome 2, tzWatSuba1.1, whole genome shotgun sequence encodes:
- the LOC137387650 gene encoding glycine cleavage system H protein-like, with the protein product MALLKSLASSCFRRSLIIKPVFAKLNARQFGVAPCLMDKVLFTENHDYLNIAGKTAKLGITDHAQKELGDVVYVDLPEAKEQALAKGDVACSVESVKAVAEVYMPISGKVMAVNDKLNDFPGLVNSSPYDDGWLLEVEITEPTELDGLMDEKAYESYLHSTD